Proteins encoded in a region of the Falco rusticolus isolate bFalRus1 chromosome 10, bFalRus1.pri, whole genome shotgun sequence genome:
- the LOC119154810 gene encoding BPI fold-containing family B member 4-like, with amino-acid sequence MQQGNLLEMTMLKLFGIIFFCGLLSPSQEVLSGLSCAVSPGAMQNVLSGAILHNGLLQKHLQGLVLPNIMGEGGLLSSPTSITGLHLVRVQLPKLSVVLLPGIGVQLTIAAKLELSGKCLVGLLSELIDILVDVNITANIKCTNYESGTVQVVIEDCLCILGAIKIKLLSGLLSLSVNEIVLNQLRATLPGLLCPVVDIVVNLVNIQLLGTLNAVIPVGTAGTIHYRLASLPFTSGLFLGLDLDGAVKQVGGSIIPHDSSPSALPPLLDKLLVLGLRQSFLSAVLSLLLQIPPQTFTCTPEVFSGASRLQEAIRTLFPAACSTCHGTSPLSIRLTLSGNPLILLEENKATVELSVMIQVFIKRLDGPILNLLLLKADLGLNARMSIAGGRLVLGLSLGSTSFSLESSDIGISNISNLKPHCRTLLVEMLLPLINGALDIGIPLPNVLGIPLIKVDIQILAGLLVILV; translated from the exons atgcAG CAGGGGAATCTTCTGGAGATGACGATGTTGAAGCTTTTTggaatcatttttttctgtggcctCCTTTCACCCTCCCAAGAAGTCCTGTCTGGTCTGTCCTGTGCCGTCAGTCCCGGGGCGATGCAGAACG TTCTCTCAGGTGCCATACTTCACAACGGGCTTCTCCAGAAGCACCTGCAGGGCCTTGTGCTTCCGAACATCATGGGTGAAGGGGGTCTGCTGAGCTCTCCCACCAGCATCACTGG CCTACACCTTGTCAGGGTTCAACTCCCCAAGCTGTcggtggtgctgctgccaggaatCGGGGTCCAGCTGACCATTGCTGCAAAGCTGGAGCTTAGTGGCAAGTG CTTGGTTGGCCTTCTTTCAGAACTAATTGATATCTTAGTGGATGTGAACATTACTGCAAACATTAAATGCACGAATTATGAATCGGGCACGGTCCAGGTTGTCATTGAAGACTGCCTCTGCATTCTTGGTGCCATAAAGATCAAGCTCCTTTCTGG cttACTCTCCCTATCAGTAAATGAGATAGTGCTTAACCAGCTGAGAGCGACTCTGCCCGGTTTG CTGTGTCCAGTCGTTGATATTGTGGTCAACCTTGTCAACATCCAGCTGCTGGGCACTCTCAACG cGGTGATACCAGTCGGTACGGCAGGAACGATTCACTACCGGCTGGCCAGCCTCCCGTTTACCTCTGGCTTGTTCCTTGGGTTGGATTTAGAT GGTGCAGTGAAGCAGGTGGGAGGTAGCATCATCCCCCATGACTCGTCCCCTTCTGCATTACCTCCACTGCTGGACAAGCTTCTGGTCTTGGGACTGCGCCAGAGCTTTCTCAGTGCAGTCCTGTCCCTCCTGCTCCAGATACCGCCACAGACCTTCACCTGCACGCCAGAAGTC TTCTCTGGTGCCAGCCGTTTGCAAGAAGCCATCAGGACCCTTTTTCCTGCTGCG TGCTCCACCTGCCATGGGACCAGTCCTCTGAGCATTAGGCTAACGTTGTCTGGGAACCCGCTCATCctcttggaagaaaacaaagccaccGTTGAGCTTTCGGTCATGATTCAGGTGTTCATTAAGCGTTTAGATGGACCCATCCTCaacctcctgctgctgaaggcT GACCTCGGTCTAAACGCCCGCATGTCGATTGCTGGAGGCAGACTGGtgctggggctgtccctgggCAG cactTCCTTCTCCTTGGAGTCTTCTGACATTGGCATCAGTAAC ATCTCGAACTTGAAGCCACACTGCAGGACTCTGCTGGTGGAAATGTTACTGCCTCTTATCAATG GTGCTCTGGACATTGGGATCCCTCTGCCAAACGTGCTGGGCATTCCCTTAATAAAGGTGGATATTCAGATATTAGCG GGCCTGCTGGTGATTCTTGTGTGA